The genomic DNA ATGTTGAGTAATGGGACCCCTGTATGACAGATCCACCTTAAACACCCTCATATTGTGACTTGATATTGTGCTTCAGTGTGGCATATTCCCAAACAGTAACAGTTCAATTGCAGCAAACCATTTTCCACAGTAAACCTGGGTTTTCTCGAAGAAAATCTTGCACGGCAACTGATTCAGGACCAAAACAGTCCAGCCTCTCCCCTCGTTTTTCATATTCGGTGCTCATCCTGAGCGATGTCTgttagattctcagtcatccaagTCATTGTTTTCCTCAGAGCTTCAGTAGAACACAACTGgacatctgttttttttggggTTGTTGAAGTCATTCCACCTCTCATCTAAGGGgcttcatcagtttttttctctcttcaagaacctaaaaagagaaatccagttaccttctactgaagctctgaGGAATGCTGGGGaacttagcttttttttttttttttttttcatctttctcaTTGTGAAAGGTTGAAAACTCGACATTGTATCGATGAGATCAAAATCATATTGGAAGATAAAATGTGGCAAGGGCTGCATGTCTACTTGTAGTCATCAGCTggtttattggttattatggactaatttacaaatgtttattattatgattatgattattattacttcATTGTTCACATCACTTGTTGAGAATTCACATTGGCTGTATGTCCTCCATGTCAGGTTTAATGTTGAACTATATCATCATGGACAAAATGTTTGAAGTTATGAAACAATATTATGTGTCTCCTcgatgttttctgcagtgatACGACTTCCTCTCAATGCAGGCACAATGCTGGTACATACTGTCGCACTTTTTAGGGAAACGAGACCCCAATGTAAACCATGTTAACCcctgccacaaacacacacacacacacacacacacacacacacacacacacacacacacacacacacacacacacacaccaacactgcAAAGGGAAGCGTCTAAAGTCACGGGAACagtgacattaaaaaaacacgAAGTGTAATATTTTGCAACATGAGTATCATTCCAATAAAGTTTTACTTGTAAAATTCTACTGAACTCGTGTGCCATTTCTGCCTGATGCTGTTTGGTTTAtgaaaaaaagtgaataaattgtgcGGTTTAATACACGTTGTCGGTGGTTTTTATCCTTGAGGTCAGGCATCAATCTCTGCCGCCTGATGCGGAATGGAGCCACCCATCTGTTGACCGCCCGGCGCAATCTGAATTCACCATAACgctccaaaaacaaaaaatctccCAGCAACTCAGAGTGCGCACCGCTGCGTCTTTGTGCTCAGATCGGATCGGCTGTTAACAAGCTATGGGCTGATCAGATTAAGACTGcgaacaaagaaacacagctcCGAAGGCTCCTAAAGGAGAGtcaattccaccttaaatgcaATTTGCGTCTGTGGCGGAGACCCAGGCGCCATCTTCGGTCCACCTTAAGCGCACAATGTGGCCAACGAACGCAAGCGTACCAGCCAGGCTTCCGTCCTCATTCTCCAGCCGGGGATCGCACTTTGGCTTCACAGCTTTGACACAGCGTCACTTGTGAAACAAACaaggggggaagaaaaaaagacgCACTCGGGCCAAAACCTCCATCAGCAGGAGAAAGATGTCCGAACCCAACAAGTACCGAGAGTGGATACTGGAAACAATCGACTCTCTCCGCTCGAGGAAAGCCCGTCCGGATCTGGAGAGGATCTGTCGAATGGTCCGGAGACGACATGGGTCAGACCCGGACCGAACCAGGACAGAACTGGAAAAACTGATCCAAGAGCAGACCGTGCTCAAAGTTAGCTACAAGGGGTCCATATCGTACCGGAACGCGGCGAAGGTGCAGAGAAAAAGCCGAAAGAAGAGTGAGTTTACGGCCgctggaagcagcagcagcggcggcggcgcGGAGGCAGCGAGGGAGCGAACCAAACACGATCCCGGGAACAACAACGGCGACAGTGCGCACAGCTTCACCGaccaggaggagggagaggagaacTCGGAGCCCAGCCCAGATCCCCGCACTCAAACATCAGGCAGCCACACCGGCAAGAAGCTCAAGCCTGCCTCCAGCCCGAGTAGCGGAAACGGTTGTGGCGCAACAACGGGCTGCGCTGTCGGGAGCGGCTGTAAAGAAGAGAAAGCAAGTGCACCGAGAGACAAGGGATTAGCGGGGGAAAGCCCGTCGCCCTCTTTGGGCCACAGAACAGGCGCACACGACGGTGGGGATGCCGGCAGGACAGCGGGGAGCGGAGCTGATGCAGTTGGCGCGGGGAAGGAGCCCGGTGTGTCCGGAGCTGACAGCCGGAGCAAAACTTGCTCCGGGAGCGTCAACAGCCCCCAGCAGCACCAGAGACAGAAGCAGATTGTGCCGCTGAAACCCAAACTTAAGCTGGCGGGAGGCAGCACCAAAACCGCGGGGAACCACGCCAGCCCCGACCTGGGCGACAGATTGGTGGCTTCTGTTCGCAGCCTGTCCGAGAAGAGCCTCCGAGGGGGCtccgctgccgccgccgccgctgcgACCAGAGGCCACATGAAGCCGCTCGGGCTGAAGGAGATTCTGGGTTATCTGAGCAGCCAGGAGCGGCTGTCGGAGGAGAAGCTGACCCGAGGCAAAGTCAAAGTGGTCATGGAGAGAGAGGTGGCGAGGGGCCGGCTGCGCAGGACCCGCTGCGGGAACATCACTCTTCCTCTGCGGGGGACGGTGGTGGAGGAGCGGAAGAATGCGTCCGCTGACAGACTTGCGAGAAGcgcactgcaggacaaacacacGGTGACAAAGGTGGGCAATGCTAACTTAATATTTCCAACACGTCCCGCCTTGTGCAGGACGCAGCGAGCGGCTTGCTGATAAATGAACGATCACCGGTTTTAAACCTACAGCACCGAGACGCGCTCGGCATCCGTCGCCAAATCTGTTTTCCTCCCTTGTTAAACCTCGATGTTTTATGTGCAAAAGTGTTCTGGGGGGAATCCCGCACATTTCGCGGAGATTTCATGTTGTTTCGCAGTAACTGATGcggctgtgttgtgtgtgtcctCTGTGGCAGATGTGTTGTGCAGCTCGGCTTCCTGCACAAAAGGTGCGGGTTAACGGAGGAGCAGACGGAGCGGCTTCCCCCGGCTCCTCGGGTGGCGCGCACCATAAAGAGCGTCTCTGCATAACGCGAGCACGAGCACCCACTGATTCCGTCGCCACATCACTATTTTGGAGTCAGTAACATCCGATTCGGTTCTCGGGAACTTTAGCCGAACCGGAGTGTCTGGGCCTGCTGCGCGCAGTAGGCGGTGTCTGTCTAAACTTGAGACGTGCCGCTGCCGCGCTCCTGTGAGCGCAGGGCCGGAGGAGGACTCAGCCccctccaaaagaaaaaaaattaaatgaaatttaaaaaaataaaacacacacagccgtACATCATGTTTGTCTGTGTATACTACATTTATAAGTCGCcgtattttgtgtctcatctccCCGCGTCCCTCCCGTTTCGTGCCTCATTAAATCTTTTGTAGACTATCGCTCCTGACAgctcactctcctcctcctcctcctcctcctcccctgtgGGCGCAAACTTGAGTAGGCTACAGCAGGCGGCTATTCTGACATTCAGCAAACCCAAAGTGCAGTTtaaaacctcaaatttcaacCCCTCGAATGAGAACTTGTGCTTGATCTCCTCAACTTTGCGTGTCATTTTTTCAGCCTCCGTCGCCGCCGCCGTCTCACGAGCAGAATGAGCCGATAGAAGCAGCCAGTGGAGAAGAGGAGCGGAgagagaatgaggaagagatggagatggaggaggatgatCCCCGGAGTTCTGATGAGGAGGGAGGACTATCCCCGGTAGCTATGACAACCGAACCAGGGCTCATTGAGAAAACCACAGAAGATGCTGAGATCCAGGCAGCATCAAAGCAGGAGAGCAGCCtccatcagctgcagcaggGTGGCAAAGGTGTGTGTGCGCGGATGTACGGTGCTGTGGAAAAGTGTTTCATTTCCTCATGTCTTctgcttttgcatatttctcccacttaaatgttccagatcattaaactaatattaatatttatttaagattagacagagataacccagaaaacacaaaatacagttcTGAAcgatgatttattgaaaacctctgccacccctgtgaaaaagtaattgccctcctaaacctaataactggttgggtcacctttggcagcaacaactgcagttaaacattTGCAACAGCTTGTGATAGAGGAATTTTggcccactcttctctgcagaatagttttaattcagtcagagtagatgttttttgagcatGAACTGACCTTTTAAGGTCTTGTTATAGTATCTCAATTGGATTCAAGTTCTGACTTTCATTCGGCCACTATAAAACCTTAATTTAGTTCTCATTTTGAGCCACTTTGAGGTGAACTTGATTGTGTGGTTTTGGGTCACTGTCATGCTGCATAAACGGTTTGTTCGTAAGCTTTAGGTCGTGAACTGATAGctggatattctccaggaggattttctgatggagagcagaattcatggctcagTCAGTTATAACAAGTCGTCCAGGacctgtggaagcaaagcagctccaaaccatcacactaccaccactatgtttcactgctggtatcatgtttttcttgtgaaatGTAGTATTAGCTTTACAACAGATGTAACGCGACCTgtgtcttccaaaaagttccatctttgattcatcagtccacacaatgttatcccaaaagtcttgtGGCTCAtcc from Amphiprion ocellaris isolate individual 3 ecotype Okinawa chromosome 4, ASM2253959v1, whole genome shotgun sequence includes the following:
- the samd1b gene encoding atherin isoform X2, coding for MSEPNKYREWILETIDSLRSRKARPDLERICRMVRRRHGSDPDRTRTELEKLIQEQTVLKVSYKGSISYRNAAKVQRKSRKKSEFTAAGSSSSGGGAEAARERTKHDPGNNNGDSAHSFTDQEEGEENSEPSPDPRTQTSGSHTGKKLKPASSPSSGNGCGATTGCAVGSGCKEEKASAPRDKGLAGESPSPSLGHRTGAHDGGDAGRTAGSGADAVGAGKEPGVSGADSRSKTCSGSVNSPQQHQRQKQIVPLKPKLKLAGGSTKTAGNHASPDLGDRLVASVRSLSEKSLRGGSAAAAAAATRGHMKPLGLKEILGYLSSQERLSEEKLTRGKVKVVMEREVARGRLRRTRCGNITLPLRGTVVEERKNASADRLARSALQDKHTVTKPPSPPPSHEQNEPIEAASGEEERRENEEEMEMEEDDPRSSDEEGGLSPVAMTTEPGLIEKTTEDAEIQAASKQESSLHQLQQGGKVSGLDFLPKTPPPVQGAPQCNGAHMEERTAAPDQLHVQADNQTQPDGTNHTSSGFNNLECKTEVGVSSCLLTPTASPRDSGLSEERGISVSSGGLIKSEGASGSPVDWTVSDVVSYFTAAGFPEQAAAFRTQEIDGKSLLLMQRNDVLTGLSIRLGPALKIYERHVKVLQKTHFEDDDC
- the samd1b gene encoding atherin isoform X1, producing the protein MSEPNKYREWILETIDSLRSRKARPDLERICRMVRRRHGSDPDRTRTELEKLIQEQTVLKVSYKGSISYRNAAKVQRKSRKKSEFTAAGSSSSGGGAEAARERTKHDPGNNNGDSAHSFTDQEEGEENSEPSPDPRTQTSGSHTGKKLKPASSPSSGNGCGATTGCAVGSGCKEEKASAPRDKGLAGESPSPSLGHRTGAHDGGDAGRTAGSGADAVGAGKEPGVSGADSRSKTCSGSVNSPQQHQRQKQIVPLKPKLKLAGGSTKTAGNHASPDLGDRLVASVRSLSEKSLRGGSAAAAAAATRGHMKPLGLKEILGYLSSQERLSEEKLTRGKVKVVMEREVARGRLRRTRCGNITLPLRGTVVEERKNASADRLARSALQDKHTVTKPPSPPPSHEQNEPIEAASGEEERRENEEEMEMEEDDPRSSDEEGGLSPVAMTTEPGLIEKTTEDAEIQAASKQESSLHQLQQGGKAVSGLDFLPKTPPPVQGAPQCNGAHMEERTAAPDQLHVQADNQTQPDGTNHTSSGFNNLECKTEVGVSSCLLTPTASPRDSGLSEERGISVSSGGLIKSEGASGSPVDWTVSDVVSYFTAAGFPEQAAAFRTQEIDGKSLLLMQRNDVLTGLSIRLGPALKIYERHVKVLQKTHFEDDDC